TGTCAATCGGAAGGCCGCCGGACGCGAGCCCGCGCGCCGCCAGGAACCAGGTGTGCAGGACGAGTGCGGCGGCCAGGCTGCCCCACTGAAGCCGCCGCCAGGCGCGCCCGCGCCCGATCATGCCGCGCACCCTGACGAACGCGTGCACCGCATAGAAGGCCGTAGCGCATTGGAGCACCGCGAGTTGCACAGAGGTCATAGGCCACCCGGAGGCATGGCCAGCCGCCGGTAGAGACCCGCGACGGCCGCTGGCGTGGTGCCGCTTGCCCTTTCGCCATACCCGATACGTTCAGTGTACAAGCCTGAGCAACCATTGTCAAGGATGGGAATCTTCGTGGACATGCCCCCTAATCCTGATGCCTGCGCTCTTCTCGTCCCTACGCTCAGCCCCCCTTCCTCGTCCCCACCCTCAGCCCCTTTTCCTCGTCCCTACGCTCTGCGTGGGGACGGGCCTCTGGGCCGCTCTGCGGCCTCTTCGTCCTCGGAAAAGAATGGTCGCGGGATTCAGGAACCTCCCGCGGGCTGAGAACCCGCGGGAGGTTGGGGTTGGACGCGGGAGCGTCCGGACCTCCGCCCCCACGCGGAGCGTAGGGGCGAGCGGAACCTCCCGCGGGTTGCGAGCCCGCGGGAGATTACAGGACGGGGAGGTCGGACGCGGGAGGGCCTGTGCCGAGCGGCTGGCGGGCACAGCCCGCCCATGCTGTATCAACCCTGTGAGGAGGAGAGTGATACAGCATGGGTAGATGGGCGAGAATGGGCGATTCGCGCGGCTCCGGCCATGCTCGGTCATCCGCGGGACGAACAGGTACGGAAGGGACATGGCCGCAGGGCGTAAGACATTGCGGCATAGAGGGTTATGTGGCGGACCTCGCTGGATCCGCAGGGTCGGTCTCAGGCTCCCCAGTGGCGGTCGCGTTAGGAGCGCGAGACCCTGATGAGCCTCAATCCCGTCCCCCCTCTGAGTTGAGGAAGTATGGCGCCTCTTGGGAGCCGACCCGCCTCCGCTGGCTGCGCGCTGTTCCCGCCGTCTCCAATGAGTTCGGCCTTGTTCTGCAATTCTGGGAATGGCCGCAATCCGCGATCGTACTCGGGTGTGCGCCGGTGCGTTGGTGGCCTTTGCAAGTCATTGTGACGACGAGAGTTAGCAGAAAGCTACTGGCTGGATTCCACCGGGAGGCCGTTGGCACGGAAAATGCTATGGAACTACTAGCAAGCGTGATTGGAAGCACGCAGACTACCCAGGACACCGGCCGAACATGAGGCGTCTGGCCATCGCGAGAGAGGAGGTGAAGCTCAGAGAGGCGCCGCAAGTCCAAGGCTTGTGAACTTCGCTCGCGAAACAGAAGTCGAAGGAGAGTGGTATGAGGTTCCTGAAGGCAGCACTCGGCGTGCTGATGCTGATGGCGATGGCGGGCTTCGTGTTCGCTGGATCGGCGGACGGCGACCGCACGAAGGGCGGTCTGGACGGCACGGATCACGACCTCCGGACGCGCCTCGGGATCAACCAGATCTGCCTGCCGTGCCACGCGCCGCACCACGGCGTCGAGGCCGACGAGGGTCCGCTATGGAACCACGCCGTGACCAGCCAGACGTTCACCCGCCACGGCGAGAACGTCACGCTCGGCCACAGCAGCAAGCTGTGCATGAGCTGCCACGACGGCGTCACCGCCGTGAGCAGCTACGGC
The Planctomycetota bacterium DNA segment above includes these coding regions:
- a CDS encoding cytochrome c3 family protein is translated as MRFLKAALGVLMLMAMAGFVFAGSADGDRTKGGLDGTDHDLRTRLGINQICLPCHAPHHGVEADEGPLWNHAVTSQTFTRHGENVTLGHSSKLCMSCHDGVTAVSSYGGSIGSDPITGGANLGNDLTDDHPVGVEYPTSGPYEPNSSAGTNVASYLEDGKVECASCHRAHGGLDGKFLRVTIVNSELCRVCHTF